The genomic region TCTCGTCCGACAATCTTACCGAAGAACAGAAAATAGCTGACACATTCTTTGCAGAACGGGCTCTTCCAAAGCGGATTAATTCCAGCGAAGCGCAGGTCTGGTCGCTCGATAAGCAGGCATCCGCTCAATAATTAGAAATTCAGCAAAAGAAGCCCGGCAAAAGGCTGGGCTCTTTTGTTCCGCGGCTCGCTCTTTGACGTCACGATTGATGGTCTCCGCCGTGCCAATGCGCATCATGGTGTACGTGTGTGGGGAGATAAGCGCCAGGTTTGAAGAGCGCATCGTAGTATTCAGTATCGATGTGATGGGCCTGCAGATACATCAGGGTATAGACCGATGGTATCGTGGCCGGAAACTTTCCAAACGTATCGTACATATACTGTGCCTGTAAGGCGATGAGACGCTTGAAGCGTTCGTCGTGAAGTTGTGCGCTTGCGCGTACGGTCGGGCTATCCTTCCAAGGTCCCGGCGTTTCGGGATTGAAGGGACCGCCAGGGCCAAATTTGCGCAGGACGAGCGCGTCGACCGCTTCGCTTAGATCTTTGTAGTGCGGTGGTGCGAATGCGGTAAAGACGCCTTCGAGACCCGTGGGATTAGGCTGCGGCCATCGCGGATCGGTATCGTAGCGAAAGCCAAGACCTGGAACTTGAGGATCGCCGCTGGCACCAAGCACGGTGAGGCGGTCGATCCCATCGTAGATCCATCCGCCAAGACCAAGCGCCTGCAATAATAGCTGGCCTGCAAAAGGACCGATCGCGAGTTCAGCTGAGAGCTCCGCCAACGAATATTGGTCGAGGAATGAAAGGGGATAGGGATTATCGACATCGACGATATCTCTGAACTTCTCGATCCCTGGGATCTTTCGTTTGTTGATGTCATCGTAGATCGTGAAACCGTTCTGCGCATAAAACGCGATGTTTAGCAGAACATGCTGTGCGAGATCTCCAACGGGAAAGATCAGCAGTGAGCCCGGCGCATTGCCGACCCACGTGTTATGCCCTTCCATATACGGCTCGCGGTTCGGGATATAAATCCGTTTGTCTGATAGCTGGCGGATTTGAGACTTGTGCGCTGCAAGCAGACGTTCAAGCTCGACGCTGCCATCAGCGTCGCGCTCGACCGGCACCGGCGTATCTCGCGTTTCGAAAATGTAGGTGCCGCTGTCGTCGGTGAAGAAAACTTCGGTGGTGTGAAACCCAGCAGCCGAAGGGAACGTTCTTCCGCCGGCAGCGCCGGGATAATTCGACAGATGCGGTGCGTAACGATCGTGTCTCGTGACGCTCTCATGCCAGCCGGTTTTTCCTGCAACTGTCGTAACGAGCAATAGTCGTTCAAGCTCCGATAACGGCTCGGGCTTGAAGCGAGACTTAAATTTGAGCGTCCCATCGGGAATTTCCGCGCCACGAAAAAATCGACGTGAGCGGCGCTGAAAGATGGCGGCCGTCAAGGGATAGCGGACGAGTTCTTTTAGCGCCTCGTGTTCGCCTGGAGTTAGTGAAAGGTGACCGCTGCCAGCGCTGCTTTCCGCTTGTTCGATGCTTGAGTCAGACATGCGACGAAATCCTGATACTGGGTAACGGTAGCTGCCGCGCTATTGATTACACGAGAAAAACGATCTCGCTACGCATTTCCGAATGCGCATGGTCATTTCAGCGAGGCCGTTTTTTCCGCGTCGGACGGCGTCGGTTTCCAAATCGGGAAAGTCAGTCGCGCCCAAACGTGGGTGTCATTTTTTGAATAATTTGTTGCTCCGCCTTGGTCGACCGCACGTGTCGCCTCCAACAAAAGTTTGGCTCCGCCAAAATCATAGCCGACCATTCCGCCGATGCCGACGATGTGCCCTTGGCCGACGGCGGCATTTGTAACGGTCTCTTCCAAATCCCACGCGCCGTAGCCGACGGCGCCGAACTGCCACTTGCCAAACGCGTGTGCCACTGTCCAATCGACGTTGAAGTAATTGGGTTGTCTGCGGTTGACCTCGTCGGGCGTGGTAACGCCATAGATCGTATTCGCCGAAATGATCCAGCCGTCTTTAAGGTAGCTGAAGGCAACACGGGTTTCGGCGGCCCATCCGCTCGTTTTATTTGGGGTCGTGAAAGCGACGTCACTATCGAAGGGAAAATAGATGCCTTCACCTAGTGAAACAAAATAGCCTTGTCCTAAATTCCACGACAGACTTATGGGAATGAGTAGTGGACTGAACAGGCCGGTCTTGGTCGACGACGTCACTTTATTTTGTACCTGCAGAGCCTCGGGGATCACTATCGCAGAGTACGAGGCGCCGAGAAAATTCCAGCCCGAAGACCAAGTGAATGCTGGAACATCCGCTGTTATGCTTTTGTCGGGGCCGTCGCCATAGTGTGTGAGATTCGAAACGTAGATCCCGGGAGAGAACGAAGCTCCCAGCGGCAGGCCCATCGTGACACCGGGCGGTGTCCAGGAAACTGCAGCGGCTGGTGCAACCGAGCCGGAAAGAACCGCGAGGCCAAG from Hyphomicrobium sp. MC1 harbors:
- a CDS encoding transporter: MGLPLGASFSPGIYVSNLTHYGDGPDKSITADVPAFTWSSGWNFLGASYSAIVIPEALQVQNKVTSSTKTGLFSPLLIPISLSWNLGQGYFVSLGEGIYFPFDSDVAFTTPNKTSGWAAETRVAFSYLKDGWIISANTIYGVTTPDEVNRRQPNYFNVDWTVAHAFGKWQFGAVGYGAWDLEETVTNAAVGQGHIVGIGGMVGYDFGGAKLLLEATRAVDQGGATNYSKNDTHVWARLTFPIWKPTPSDAEKTASLK